In the Mycolicibacterium thermoresistibile genome, one interval contains:
- a CDS encoding OB-fold domain-containing protein, with protein MPYVASIGTYLPCWGDPLCRVPGDDEDAVTLAVEAGRAALESGAPVERVVMVTRDFPLLESSNAAVLLAGLGLDPELEVDERLGGAPATLDAVSSARPRTLVIGVDLEPAGAAALITAERGLQVRTAARLARSLPVRVRNAGGVVHDYGDPRLLHERGLIASLEAAWLDIPVAIAGVDHDRAVQLCRGNPPQLPTVGASSSVFALAGLAEQGVSGPLVAAEQASLSGMTVSGGVALIQRREPPARPLPELTYVADADIPISLAAYERAFEAKTRWEAGRFTDGRFGEDHLDFPPRFHVGDDGALATGYELVPLPRTGTVYTEATVHMPVPGLRTPYSLVIVQLDGVDVRALVRTTGAEPGTVQIGDRGRLTLRRVAVRSGVPDYYYAFEPARAAVRSAA; from the coding sequence ATGCCGTACGTCGCGTCGATCGGCACGTACCTGCCGTGCTGGGGTGACCCGCTGTGCCGGGTGCCGGGTGACGACGAGGACGCCGTCACCCTCGCGGTCGAGGCCGGCCGTGCCGCCCTGGAATCGGGTGCCCCGGTCGAGCGCGTCGTGATGGTGACACGCGACTTCCCGTTGCTGGAGAGCAGCAATGCGGCGGTGCTGCTGGCCGGGCTGGGGCTCGATCCCGAACTCGAGGTCGACGAACGGCTCGGCGGAGCACCGGCGACGCTGGACGCCGTCAGCTCCGCCCGGCCCCGCACCCTGGTCATCGGGGTGGACCTGGAACCCGCCGGTGCGGCCGCGCTGATCACCGCCGAACGCGGACTACAGGTTCGCACCGCCGCGCGGCTGGCCCGCAGCCTGCCGGTGCGGGTGCGCAATGCCGGGGGAGTGGTGCACGATTACGGCGATCCCCGGCTGTTGCACGAACGTGGGCTGATCGCGTCCCTGGAGGCGGCCTGGCTGGACATCCCGGTGGCGATCGCGGGAGTCGATCACGATCGCGCCGTGCAGCTGTGCCGTGGCAACCCGCCGCAGCTGCCCACGGTGGGCGCCAGTTCCAGCGTGTTCGCGCTGGCCGGCCTCGCCGAGCAGGGGGTCAGCGGCCCACTGGTCGCCGCCGAGCAGGCCAGCCTGTCCGGGATGACGGTGAGCGGGGGCGTCGCGCTGATCCAACGCCGGGAACCGCCGGCCCGCCCGTTGCCGGAGCTCACGTACGTCGCCGACGCCGACATCCCGATCTCGCTGGCCGCCTACGAACGTGCATTTGAAGCGAAGACTCGTTGGGAGGCAGGCAGATTCACTGACGGTCGGTTCGGGGAGGACCACCTGGACTTCCCGCCCCGGTTCCATGTCGGCGACGACGGTGCACTGGCCACCGGCTATGAGCTGGTGCCGCTGCCGCGCACCGGCACGGTCTACACCGAGGCCACCGTGCACATGCCGGTGCCGGGCCTGCGCACGCCGTACTCCCTGGTGATCGTGCAGCTCGACGGGGTGGATGTGCGGGCCCTGGTGCGGACCACCGGCGCCGAACCCGGCACGGTGCAGATCGGCGACCGGGGGCGGCTGACCCTGCGGCGGGTCGCGGTGCGGTCCGGGGTGCCGGACTACTACTACGCGTTCGAACCGGCGCGGGCGGCCGTGCGGAGCGCCGCGTGA
- a CDS encoding CaiB/BaiF CoA transferase family protein — protein sequence MRPLEGIRVLEVAMYGFVPSAGAVLGEWGADVIKVEHAVTGDPQRGLRQTGLLRVEGDPNPNIEHANRGKRSIGLDMSVPEGREVLLELARRSDVFLTSFLPGHRQKFKIDVDDIRAVNPKIIYARGSALGPRGEEAVKGGYDMTAFWCRAGTARTITPPDMPGMIGPPGPAYGDTISGTNLAGGIAAALLKRERTGEPSIVDVSLLGSGLWSLGHTVALTNHLGERLEAFPPGVHGSPINPLVGLYPTADDRYISFVMMQPTKFWADVCRHMDLDELIDDPRFATAEAIAENTEVATKILTEAMSKRTLAEWSERFATLAGPWAPVQDTLQAAQDSQIRANEYLIRAGEMELVANPVQFDVTAPSTGPAPGFAEQTDEILTELGLDWDRIIELKTVGAVT from the coding sequence ATGAGGCCGCTGGAAGGAATCCGGGTTCTGGAAGTCGCGATGTACGGCTTCGTGCCGTCGGCGGGCGCGGTGCTCGGCGAATGGGGCGCCGACGTCATCAAGGTCGAACACGCGGTGACCGGAGACCCGCAGCGCGGGCTGCGCCAGACCGGTCTGCTGCGGGTGGAGGGCGATCCGAACCCCAACATCGAACACGCCAACCGGGGCAAACGCAGCATCGGCCTGGACATGTCGGTGCCCGAAGGCCGCGAGGTGCTGCTCGAATTGGCCCGTCGCTCCGATGTTTTCCTCACCAGCTTCCTGCCCGGTCACCGGCAGAAGTTCAAGATCGATGTCGACGACATCCGGGCGGTCAATCCGAAGATCATCTACGCCCGCGGCAGCGCCCTGGGCCCGCGCGGCGAAGAGGCGGTCAAGGGCGGCTACGACATGACCGCGTTCTGGTGCCGCGCCGGCACCGCGCGCACCATCACCCCGCCCGACATGCCCGGTATGATCGGCCCGCCCGGTCCCGCCTACGGCGACACCATCTCCGGCACCAACCTCGCCGGCGGAATCGCCGCGGCACTGCTGAAGCGGGAGCGCACCGGTGAACCGTCGATCGTGGACGTGTCCCTGCTGGGCAGCGGGCTGTGGTCGCTCGGCCACACCGTGGCGCTGACCAATCACCTCGGCGAGCGGCTGGAGGCCTTCCCGCCCGGCGTGCACGGCTCCCCAATCAATCCGCTGGTGGGCCTGTATCCGACCGCGGACGACCGCTACATCTCGTTCGTGATGATGCAGCCCACCAAGTTCTGGGCGGACGTGTGCCGGCACATGGATCTCGACGAGTTGATCGACGACCCGCGGTTCGCCACCGCGGAGGCGATCGCCGAGAACACCGAGGTGGCGACGAAGATCCTCACCGAGGCGATGTCCAAGCGCACCCTGGCGGAGTGGAGTGAGCGGTTCGCCACCCTGGCCGGGCCGTGGGCACCGGTCCAGGACACCCTGCAGGCGGCACAGGATTCCCAGATCCGGGCCAACGAATACCTCATCAGGGCTGGCGAAATGGAGCTGGTCGCCAACCCGGTACAGTTCGACGTCACCGCGCCGAGCACCGGGCCCGCTCCGGGTTTCGCCGAGCAGACCGACGAGATCCTGACCGAGCTCGGCCTGGACTGGGACCGCATCATCGAGCTGAAGACCGTCGGCGCGGTCACCTAG
- a CDS encoding aldehyde dehydrogenase family protein, with amino-acid sequence MRETSTLPGEEQRSNGAGQHVDRRLLIDGQLLTTARTFPSLNPATGQVLGYAPDATVAEAQAAVAAARRAFDTTDWATNVELRIRCLDQLHRALVEHRDELADLTVAEVGATPALCAGAQLDQPIAIVRYYADLLRRYPMTEDLGNAEIRGMQHHRWVEKEAAGVVAAIIAYNYPNQLALAKLGPALAAGCTVVLKGAPDTPLVTLALGELIAEHTDIPAGVVNVLSGADPDVGAALTTSPDVDMVTFTGSTQTGRRIMAAASETLKKVFLELGGKSAAIVLDDADFTMAALFTAFSMVTHAGQGCALTSRLLVPRTHHDEIVVLVKNNFGLVKYGDPTDPQTYMGPLISEKQRDKVHGMVQRAVAAGATLVTGGQKVDPGFFYQPTLLTGVDPDSEIAQEEVFGPVLAVIAYDDDDDAVRIANNSIYGLSGAVFGSEERAIAVARRIRTGTFSINGGNYFSPDVPFGGYKQSGIGREMGVAGLEEFLESKTFARVLTEVPA; translated from the coding sequence ATGCGGGAAACGTCGACCCTCCCGGGTGAGGAGCAGCGGTCCAACGGCGCCGGACAGCACGTCGACAGACGGTTACTCATCGATGGCCAACTGCTGACGACCGCGCGGACGTTTCCCTCTCTGAATCCGGCCACCGGACAGGTTCTCGGGTATGCGCCCGACGCCACCGTCGCAGAGGCGCAGGCCGCGGTGGCCGCGGCGCGGCGGGCGTTCGACACCACCGACTGGGCGACGAACGTCGAACTGCGGATCCGCTGTCTTGACCAGTTGCACCGCGCGTTGGTCGAGCACCGTGACGAACTCGCCGATCTGACCGTCGCCGAGGTCGGCGCCACCCCCGCACTGTGCGCGGGTGCGCAACTCGATCAGCCGATCGCGATCGTGCGGTACTACGCCGACCTGTTGCGGCGCTACCCGATGACCGAGGACCTCGGCAACGCCGAGATCCGCGGTATGCAGCACCACCGGTGGGTGGAGAAGGAAGCCGCCGGGGTGGTGGCCGCGATCATCGCCTACAACTATCCGAACCAGCTGGCGCTGGCCAAACTCGGACCGGCGCTGGCGGCCGGCTGCACGGTGGTGCTCAAGGGCGCCCCGGACACCCCGCTGGTCACCCTGGCGCTCGGCGAGCTGATCGCCGAGCACACCGACATCCCGGCCGGGGTGGTGAACGTGCTGAGCGGGGCCGACCCGGACGTGGGCGCCGCGCTGACCACGAGTCCGGATGTCGACATGGTGACGTTCACCGGATCCACCCAGACCGGACGGCGGATCATGGCCGCGGCCAGCGAGACGCTCAAGAAGGTGTTCCTCGAACTGGGCGGCAAATCCGCGGCCATCGTCCTCGACGACGCCGACTTCACCATGGCGGCGTTGTTCACGGCGTTCTCGATGGTCACCCACGCCGGCCAGGGGTGTGCGCTGACCTCGCGGCTGCTGGTGCCGCGGACGCACCATGACGAGATCGTCGTACTGGTCAAGAACAACTTCGGCCTGGTGAAGTACGGCGATCCCACCGACCCGCAGACCTACATGGGCCCGCTGATCAGCGAGAAACAACGCGACAAGGTGCACGGGATGGTGCAGCGGGCGGTGGCCGCCGGCGCGACCCTGGTCACCGGCGGGCAGAAGGTCGACCCGGGCTTCTTCTACCAGCCGACCCTGCTGACCGGCGTCGATCCGGACAGCGAGATCGCGCAGGAGGAGGTGTTCGGTCCGGTGCTGGCCGTGATCGCCTACGACGATGACGACGATGCGGTGCGCATCGCCAACAACTCGATCTACGGGTTGTCCGGCGCGGTCTTCGGCAGCGAGGAGCGCGCGATCGCGGTGGCCCGCCGGATCCGCACCGGCACGTTCTCGATCAACGGCGGCAACTACTTCAGCCCCGACGTTCCGTTCGGCGGCTACAAACAATCCGGTATAGGCAGGGAAATGGGAGTTGCGGGGCTCGAGGAGTTCCTCGAGAGCAAGACGTTCGCCAGGGTGCTCACGGAGGTGCCGGCATGA
- a CDS encoding SDR family NAD(P)-dependent oxidoreductase, whose product MKNAVVTGGGSGIGQAVAARLRADGYHVATIDLKPGDDEFSHAADVTDRAQVDAAFDAIRTQLGPVTILVNAAGLDLFRRFTDISFEDWERVINVNLHGVFHCIQAVLPDMIEAGWGRIVNISSSSTHSGAPYMAPYVAAKSGVNGLTKTLALEYGPAGITVNAVPPGFIDTPMLRAAAAKGYLGDIDKTIEATPVRRMGKPEDIAAACAFLISEEAGYITGQILGVNGGRNT is encoded by the coding sequence TTGAAGAACGCCGTGGTGACCGGGGGAGGTTCGGGGATCGGTCAGGCCGTGGCGGCGCGCCTGCGCGCCGACGGCTATCACGTCGCCACCATCGATCTGAAGCCGGGCGACGACGAGTTCAGCCATGCCGCGGACGTCACCGACCGGGCTCAGGTGGATGCGGCGTTCGACGCCATCCGCACCCAGCTCGGTCCGGTGACCATCCTGGTGAACGCCGCCGGCCTGGACCTGTTCCGGCGGTTCACCGACATCTCCTTCGAGGACTGGGAACGCGTCATCAACGTCAACCTGCACGGGGTGTTCCACTGCATCCAGGCGGTTCTGCCCGACATGATCGAGGCGGGCTGGGGTCGCATCGTCAACATCTCGTCGTCGAGCACCCATTCCGGCGCTCCGTACATGGCGCCCTACGTCGCGGCCAAGTCCGGGGTCAACGGCCTGACCAAGACGCTGGCACTGGAATACGGCCCCGCCGGGATCACGGTCAATGCGGTGCCGCCGGGATTCATCGACACGCCGATGCTGCGGGCGGCCGCCGCCAAGGGCTACCTCGGCGACATCGACAAGACCATCGAGGCAACGCCGGTGCGGCGCATGGGCAAACCCGAGGACATCGCCGCGGCGTGCGCATTCCTGATCTCCGAGGAGGCCGGCTACATCACCGGACAGATCTTGGGTGTCAACGGCGGTCGCAACACCTGA
- a CDS encoding mycofactocin-coupled SDR family oxidoreductase, with the protein MGRVEGKVAFITGAARGQGRSHAVRLAEEGADIIAVDICADIETIGYSMAKPEDLEETAKLVEKTGRGVYTAQADVRNADQLRTALEGGLKEFGKVDIVVAQAGVAGMKGQPPLQAWTDVMNTNLVGTMNAIQVALPHLKEGASIIATASAAALMDAHQKPNPGADPGGMAYMSSKRLLAQYVHDLATELAVRGIRANVIHPTNCNTDMLQSEPMYRSFRPDLENPTRADAEPVFGVQQAMRVPYVEPEDISNAVLWLASEEARYVTGMQLRVDAGGYLKWYDYHV; encoded by the coding sequence GTGGGACGCGTTGAGGGCAAAGTCGCATTCATCACCGGTGCCGCACGGGGCCAGGGCCGCAGCCATGCGGTCCGCCTCGCCGAAGAGGGTGCCGACATCATCGCGGTGGACATCTGCGCCGACATCGAGACGATCGGCTATTCGATGGCCAAGCCGGAGGATCTCGAGGAGACGGCGAAACTGGTCGAGAAGACCGGACGTGGCGTCTACACCGCCCAGGCCGATGTGCGCAACGCCGATCAGTTGCGGACCGCCCTGGAAGGCGGGCTCAAGGAGTTCGGCAAGGTCGACATCGTCGTGGCGCAGGCCGGCGTCGCGGGGATGAAAGGTCAACCGCCGCTGCAGGCTTGGACCGACGTGATGAACACCAACCTGGTCGGCACCATGAACGCGATCCAGGTGGCCCTGCCGCATCTCAAGGAGGGCGCGTCGATCATCGCGACCGCCTCGGCGGCGGCGTTGATGGACGCCCACCAGAAGCCCAACCCCGGCGCCGATCCGGGCGGGATGGCGTATATGAGCTCGAAGCGGTTGCTGGCCCAGTACGTGCACGACCTGGCCACCGAGCTCGCGGTCCGCGGGATCCGCGCCAACGTCATCCATCCGACCAACTGCAACACCGACATGCTGCAGAGCGAACCGATGTACCGGTCGTTCCGCCCCGATCTGGAGAACCCGACCCGCGCCGACGCCGAACCGGTGTTCGGTGTGCAGCAGGCGATGCGGGTGCCCTACGTCGAACCGGAGGACATCAGCAACGCGGTGTTGTGGTTGGCCTCCGAGGAGGCCCGGTATGTCACCGGCATGCAGTTGCGGGTGGACGCCGGCGGCTACCTCAAGTGGTACGACTACCACGTCTGA
- a CDS encoding ferredoxin has product MKVRVDSERCQGHTLCAMIAPESFELSDIDGTSSPVSEVVPPEHEDAVREAAQSCPEQAIFIESDATAERPRETTP; this is encoded by the coding sequence ATGAAGGTCAGGGTCGATTCGGAACGGTGCCAGGGCCATACACTGTGCGCAATGATCGCGCCGGAATCCTTCGAGCTCAGTGACATCGACGGCACGTCGTCACCGGTTTCCGAGGTGGTTCCTCCCGAACATGAGGACGCCGTCCGCGAGGCCGCCCAATCGTGCCCCGAACAGGCCATTTTCATCGAATCCGATGCGACAGCCGAGAGACCACGGGAGACCACACCTTGA
- a CDS encoding cytochrome P450: MSVDDIITDAERKKHRYHFDRHTPEYRLQFEKITEEMHAKCPMAWTDTYGGHWVAADSKHVFELARCPVVSNHHDITGETPFQGITIPKASRATVVRGGILEMDEPEHSIYRGALNPYLSPAAIKRWEPFVHEITRAAIDEKIESGEIDFVEDLANVVPAVFTLAMMGIELKKWKVYSEPTHASVYTPEHAPEREKVNEMHREMGIDLINNMMEIRENPRPGLVNALLQLRIDGEPAPDMEILGNLGLIIGGGFDTTTALTAHALEWLGEHPDERERLSRERDTLLNPATEEFLRFFTPAPGDGRTFAEDVEVLGTQFKKYERLWLSWAMANRDPAVFERPNEIILDRKGNRHFSFGIGVHRCVGSNVARTVFKSMLTAVLDRMPDYVCDPEGTMHYDTIGVIQGMRHLPAKFTPGKPLGPKLDETLDRLQQICDEQELARPITERKEPAVITW; this comes from the coding sequence TTGAGTGTCGACGACATCATCACCGACGCCGAGCGCAAGAAACATCGCTATCACTTCGATCGGCACACACCGGAATACCGGCTGCAGTTCGAGAAGATCACCGAGGAGATGCACGCCAAGTGCCCGATGGCGTGGACGGACACCTACGGTGGTCACTGGGTCGCCGCCGACAGCAAGCATGTCTTCGAATTGGCGCGCTGTCCGGTGGTTTCCAACCATCATGACATCACCGGCGAGACCCCCTTCCAGGGCATCACGATTCCGAAAGCCAGCCGCGCCACCGTCGTGCGGGGCGGCATCCTGGAGATGGACGAGCCGGAGCACAGCATCTACCGTGGTGCGCTGAACCCGTACCTGTCGCCGGCGGCGATCAAGCGGTGGGAGCCGTTCGTCCACGAGATCACCCGTGCCGCCATCGACGAGAAGATCGAATCCGGTGAGATCGACTTCGTCGAGGATCTGGCGAACGTGGTGCCGGCGGTGTTCACACTGGCGATGATGGGCATCGAGCTGAAGAAGTGGAAGGTCTACAGCGAGCCCACCCACGCCTCGGTGTACACCCCCGAGCACGCACCGGAGCGGGAGAAGGTCAACGAGATGCACCGCGAGATGGGCATCGACTTGATCAACAACATGATGGAGATCCGGGAGAACCCCCGCCCGGGCCTGGTCAACGCCCTGCTGCAGTTGCGGATCGACGGGGAACCGGCCCCCGACATGGAGATCCTCGGGAACCTGGGGCTGATCATCGGTGGCGGGTTCGACACCACCACCGCGCTCACCGCGCACGCCCTGGAGTGGCTCGGCGAGCATCCCGACGAGCGGGAACGGCTCAGCCGGGAACGCGACACCCTGCTCAATCCGGCCACCGAGGAGTTCCTCCGGTTCTTCACCCCCGCCCCCGGCGACGGTCGCACGTTCGCCGAGGACGTGGAGGTGCTGGGCACCCAGTTCAAGAAGTATGAACGGCTGTGGTTGTCCTGGGCGATGGCCAACCGCGACCCGGCGGTGTTCGAGCGGCCGAACGAGATCATTCTCGACCGTAAGGGCAACCGGCACTTCAGTTTCGGTATCGGTGTGCACCGCTGCGTCGGCTCCAACGTGGCGCGCACGGTGTTCAAGTCGATGCTGACCGCGGTGCTCGACCGGATGCCGGACTACGTGTGCGATCCGGAGGGCACCATGCACTACGACACCATCGGTGTCATCCAGGGGATGCGGCATCTGCCGGCGAAGTTCACGCCAGGCAAGCCGTTGGGCCCGAAGTTGGACGAAACCCTGGACCGGTTACAGCAGATCTGCGACGAGCAGGAACTGGCCCGCCCGATCACCGAACGCAAGGAGCCCGCGGTCATCACCTGGTGA
- a CDS encoding acyl-CoA dehydrogenase family protein → MQLTFDADVEEFRAEFIAFLEANLPDEAQTLERPRSVSHMPQWARDWQRLLFDNGWLLPAQPPEFGGRNATVLQQYVHLEELCKRRIYHSFNPQGVNIIAASLLSFGSDEQKHRWAVPVLKAEMTASLGMSEPSAGSDLASLRTRAEFVSGDDGDHFVVNGQKVWTSGAHDADFLLTFVRTDPDAPKHKGISVLIIPTDLPGVVCRPFADICGPENKDFNEVFFTDVRVPAENLVGPLNGGWKVANGSLGHERTMMWLGFADRIDNIIADFTPRTPLERDQYATAIMDYQALRLIGSVGLAKAARGEMDTASVSVAKLLGSEAELRAAEMALTAAGSDGLIHPSTTGPYAHMNLDHYFASWFERFARSFSGTIAGGTSEIQRNIIAQQVLGLPRR, encoded by the coding sequence ATGCAACTGACCTTTGATGCCGACGTCGAAGAGTTCCGGGCCGAGTTCATCGCGTTCCTGGAGGCCAATCTGCCGGACGAGGCGCAGACCCTGGAGCGGCCCCGTTCGGTGTCGCACATGCCGCAGTGGGCCCGGGACTGGCAACGGCTGCTGTTCGACAACGGGTGGCTGCTGCCGGCCCAGCCGCCGGAGTTCGGCGGTCGCAATGCCACGGTGTTGCAGCAGTACGTGCACCTCGAGGAACTGTGCAAGCGGCGTATCTACCACAGCTTCAATCCGCAGGGTGTGAACATCATCGCGGCGTCGTTGCTGTCGTTCGGCAGCGATGAGCAGAAGCACCGCTGGGCGGTGCCGGTGCTGAAGGCCGAGATGACCGCATCGCTGGGGATGAGTGAGCCCAGCGCCGGATCGGACCTGGCGTCGCTGCGTACCCGGGCTGAGTTCGTCTCCGGCGACGACGGGGACCACTTCGTCGTCAACGGCCAGAAGGTGTGGACCTCGGGCGCCCACGACGCGGACTTCCTGCTCACGTTCGTGCGCACCGATCCGGACGCGCCCAAGCACAAGGGCATCAGCGTGCTGATCATCCCCACCGATCTGCCCGGGGTGGTGTGCCGGCCGTTCGCCGACATCTGCGGGCCGGAGAACAAGGACTTCAACGAGGTGTTCTTCACCGACGTGCGGGTGCCGGCGGAGAATCTCGTCGGTCCGCTCAACGGCGGCTGGAAGGTGGCCAACGGGTCGCTGGGACATGAGCGCACCATGATGTGGCTCGGGTTCGCCGACCGCATCGACAACATCATCGCCGACTTCACACCGCGCACCCCGTTGGAGCGCGATCAGTACGCCACCGCGATCATGGACTACCAGGCGTTGCGGCTGATCGGCTCGGTCGGGCTGGCCAAGGCGGCCCGCGGCGAGATGGACACCGCGTCGGTGTCGGTGGCCAAACTGCTGGGCTCCGAAGCCGAGTTGCGGGCTGCCGAGATGGCTTTGACCGCAGCAGGATCCGACGGGCTGATTCATCCGTCGACGACCGGGCCGTATGCGCACATGAACCTCGACCACTACTTCGCGAGCTGGTTCGAGCGGTTCGCGCGCAGCTTCTCGGGCACGATCGCCGGCGGAACCTCGGAGATTCAGCGCAACATCATCGCCCAGCAGGTGCTCGGCCTGCCGCGACGCTGA
- a CDS encoding acyl-CoA dehydrogenase family protein: protein MLLEFDADQRLWQETVRDAVAKQCPASLIRSIVEDGVDPGPLWKSFVDQGWTELTDPENAVELAIVVEELGRATDPTPFLATMTQFAPLVGERFDPHRAGAAVYGGISAHRDDTGWILDGTARHVLDADRAEQLAVVTSAGVFLVDAGVATVRRSQAFDPVLHITDVSFTGVQVPDTRRLATDPEKARHVALTGMAMTMVGACQRVLDLALEHVKQRHQFGVPIGSFQAIQHKAADMHVAIERARALSYFAALTISVDDPRRRLAAAMAKASAGECQSLVFRHGLQMFGAMGFTWENDLQFALKRAKAGELMLGGAAEHRAVIAEEYRTF from the coding sequence ATGCTACTTGAGTTCGATGCTGATCAACGGTTGTGGCAGGAAACCGTGCGTGATGCGGTGGCCAAGCAGTGCCCGGCCTCGCTGATCCGCAGCATCGTCGAGGACGGAGTGGATCCCGGACCACTGTGGAAGTCCTTCGTCGATCAGGGGTGGACCGAGCTGACCGACCCGGAGAACGCGGTGGAACTGGCCATCGTGGTCGAAGAACTCGGCCGGGCCACCGATCCGACGCCGTTCCTGGCCACCATGACGCAGTTCGCCCCGCTGGTGGGCGAGCGGTTCGATCCGCACCGCGCCGGCGCGGCGGTGTACGGCGGCATCTCGGCACACCGTGACGACACCGGCTGGATCCTCGACGGCACCGCCCGCCACGTGCTCGACGCCGACCGGGCCGAGCAGTTGGCGGTGGTGACCTCGGCGGGGGTGTTCCTCGTCGACGCCGGGGTGGCGACCGTGCGCCGCAGTCAGGCGTTCGACCCGGTTCTGCACATCACCGACGTCTCGTTCACCGGGGTGCAGGTGCCCGACACCCGGCGGCTGGCCACCGATCCGGAGAAGGCCCGCCACGTGGCGCTGACCGGGATGGCCATGACGATGGTCGGCGCCTGCCAGCGGGTGCTGGACCTGGCGCTCGAGCACGTCAAGCAGCGCCACCAGTTCGGCGTTCCGATCGGCTCGTTCCAGGCGATCCAGCACAAGGCCGCCGACATGCACGTGGCGATCGAGCGGGCCCGGGCGCTGTCCTACTTCGCGGCGCTGACGATCTCGGTTGACGATCCGCGCCGCCGGCTGGCCGCGGCCATGGCCAAGGCGTCGGCCGGGGAGTGCCAGTCACTGGTGTTCCGGCACGGTCTGCAGATGTTCGGTGCCATGGGATTCACCTGGGAGAACGACCTTCAATTCGCGCTGAAGCGGGCCAAGGCCGGCGAGCTCATGCTCGGCGGGGCGGCCGAACACCGCGCGGTGATCGCCGAGGAGTACAGGACCTTCTGA
- a CDS encoding amidohydrolase family protein yields the protein MIELSDGTRTPVIDASVHIFCKSNKDLRGTFLREPFKSRGFPDYEMDWYGAPGGEYAKGTEGPDRQYPGSDPDVVAQHLFEQRGVDIAVLHPMTRGIMPDRHLGTALAAAHNEMLVTRWLDHPEFGDRFRGTIRVNPDDIAGSLREIEKYKDHPRVVQLGIPLQSRELYGKPQFWPLWEAAVAANLPVAVHIEVGAGIAASPTPSGNTRTYEQYVGFMALNYLYHLMNMIAEGVFERMPTLKFVWADGAADLLTPFIWRMDCFGRPHLEQTPWAPRMPSDYLPGHVYFVQGFLDGPGDVDFAGEWFGFTGKENMVMFGSSYPHWQLNELTIPGTFSAEQRDKLCWRNAAELYNIESSAIPSAALAK from the coding sequence GTGATTGAACTCAGTGACGGGACCCGGACCCCCGTCATCGACGCCAGCGTGCACATCTTCTGCAAGTCGAACAAGGATCTGCGCGGCACTTTCCTGCGTGAGCCGTTCAAGAGCCGCGGCTTCCCCGACTACGAGATGGACTGGTACGGCGCCCCCGGCGGCGAGTACGCCAAGGGCACCGAGGGACCCGACCGGCAGTACCCGGGCAGCGATCCCGACGTCGTGGCCCAGCACCTGTTCGAACAGCGTGGCGTCGACATCGCGGTGCTGCATCCGATGACCCGCGGCATCATGCCGGACCGTCACCTCGGCACCGCCCTGGCGGCCGCGCACAACGAGATGCTGGTGACACGGTGGCTGGACCACCCCGAGTTCGGTGACCGGTTCCGCGGCACCATCCGGGTCAACCCGGACGACATCGCCGGGTCGCTGCGGGAGATCGAGAAGTACAAGGACCATCCCCGGGTGGTCCAGCTCGGCATCCCGCTGCAGTCCCGCGAGCTGTACGGCAAACCGCAGTTCTGGCCGTTGTGGGAAGCCGCCGTCGCGGCGAACCTTCCGGTCGCGGTGCACATCGAGGTGGGCGCCGGCATCGCGGCCTCCCCGACGCCGTCCGGCAACACCCGGACCTATGAGCAGTACGTCGGGTTCATGGCGCTGAACTACCTGTACCACCTGATGAACATGATCGCCGAGGGGGTATTCGAGAGAATGCCCACGCTGAAGTTCGTCTGGGCGGACGGCGCCGCCGACCTGCTGACCCCGTTCATCTGGCGGATGGACTGCTTCGGCCGGCCACACCTCGAGCAGACTCCGTGGGCGCCACGGATGCCCAGCGACTACCTGCCCGGCCACGTGTACTTCGTCCAGGGCTTCCTCGACGGCCCGGGCGATGTCGATTTCGCCGGCGAGTGGTTCGGGTTCACCGGCAAGGAGAACATGGTGATGTTCGGCTCGAGCTACCCGCATTGGCAGCTCAACGAATTGACGATTCCCGGCACGTTCAGCGCCGAGCAGCGCGACAAGCTGTGCTGGCGGAACGCCGCCGAGCTCTACAACATCGAAAGTTCCGCCATTCCGTCCGCGGCGTTGGCAAAGTAG